A part of Azospirillum thermophilum genomic DNA contains:
- a CDS encoding sensor histidine kinase has protein sequence MPQVLAVAAVQEMGVQAMDDQDKRRAGGGAARPDDPNCAGKGAAGEADLLRSILEQSPAPTAVLDPDGRTCLFANAALRAIGGLAGPDFPERFPAVPAGLLAAARRIGQGQGDRTTDAEGRRWDVQVTPILGVAGTVRALLVTLRDLPPTQAEHDAQLREVSHRVKNTLQLVSSLLTLQALSTREPEIRRAFQSAGGRIGMVTQAHQRTHKALRRSHVDFAEHLRELCAELESGMLGGQEPRRIRVEAEPVDLPVDSVIPLTLIVYELISNALRHAYVEGDPGEVEVTLRHRPDGLRLTVVDRGRGLPPGLDVARATTLGLKVVRAFAGQLKGRVRAEPAEPGTRMILDIPA, from the coding sequence ATGCCACAGGTGCTTGCGGTCGCGGCCGTCCAGGAGATGGGCGTCCAGGCTATGGACGACCAGGACAAGCGTCGGGCGGGAGGCGGAGCGGCCCGACCCGACGATCCGAACTGCGCAGGCAAGGGCGCTGCGGGCGAGGCCGACCTGTTGCGCAGCATCCTGGAGCAGTCGCCGGCCCCGACCGCGGTGCTCGATCCCGACGGCCGCACCTGCCTCTTCGCCAACGCAGCCCTGCGCGCCATCGGCGGGCTGGCCGGGCCGGACTTTCCCGAACGGTTTCCGGCGGTGCCGGCCGGGCTCCTCGCGGCGGCACGCCGGATCGGCCAGGGCCAGGGCGACCGCACCACGGATGCCGAAGGCCGCCGCTGGGATGTGCAGGTGACGCCGATTCTCGGGGTGGCCGGCACGGTGCGCGCCCTGCTGGTGACGCTCAGGGACCTGCCGCCCACCCAGGCCGAGCACGACGCCCAGCTCCGCGAGGTCAGCCATCGCGTCAAGAACACGCTGCAGCTCGTCTCCAGCCTGCTGACCCTGCAGGCGCTCAGCACCAGGGAGCCGGAGATCCGCCGTGCCTTCCAGAGCGCCGGCGGACGCATCGGCATGGTGACCCAGGCGCACCAGCGCACCCACAAGGCGCTGCGCCGCAGCCATGTGGACTTCGCCGAACATCTGCGCGAGCTGTGCGCCGAGCTGGAGAGCGGCATGCTCGGCGGCCAGGAGCCGCGCCGCATCCGCGTCGAGGCGGAGCCGGTCGACCTGCCGGTGGACTCGGTCATTCCGCTGACCCTGATCGTGTACGAACTGATCAGCAACGCGCTGCGCCACGCCTATGTCGAGGGCGATCCGGGCGAGGTGGAGGTCACCCTGCGGCATCGGCCCGACGGGCTGCGGCTGACCGTCGTCGACCGGGGGCGCGGCCTGCCGCCCGGGCTGGACGTGGCGCGGGCCACCACGCTGGGCCTCAAGGTGGTGCGTGCGTTCGCCGGCCAGCTCAAGGGCCGGGTGAGGGCGGAGCCGGCGGAGCCCGGCACCCGCATGATCCTGGACATTCCCGCCTGA